In Pararge aegeria chromosome 17, ilParAegt1.1, whole genome shotgun sequence, one genomic interval encodes:
- the LOC120631212 gene encoding uncharacterized protein LOC120631212 — METTRMFEYLSETADTVQCRYPTAKLVFLGDFNAHHKDWLFPYQNTDHAGRETLKFALAFDLSQLVHEATRIPDVDGHSPNCLDLLLTTDPDRFSVSVTAPLGTSDHCVVKSVSNYHPLDSGSSGTRRVWRYKSADWDEMRHFFACYPWRQTCFSSDDPSNCEKAISEVIRQAMEFFIPYADVSLDSKIPRWYNAECAQAEARKNMAFAAWADARAQKAPDISTKKRAFNYAAKSYKKVLRKARFNRTNRIGAKLASYPRGSKAFWSLSKSVETNFCRPSLPPLLKPDGALAFTATEKANILATLFAENSRLDSGSASPPTLSPCDSVMAEIKIRQGEVLKVLRNLDVNKASGPDGIPAIVLRTCAAELSPVLTRLFRLSFKNARIPKAWKVANVQPVPKKGSRADPANYRPIAITSVLCKSMERVLNHRLLAYLEKNDLLSDQQYGFRRNRSTGDLLVYATHIWGEAIDKHGEALAVSLDVSKAFDRVWHEGLLNRLPSYGIPTSLINWISDFLSGRSFRVVLDGSSSDQMAINAGVPQGSVLSATLFLLHINDLLKPGIFGYADDSTVTERYMPGPRASGAEILGHREALVERINLTLNEVSDWGDANLVKFNATKTQACLFTTGDMETTRMFEYLSETADTVQCRYPTAKLVFLGDFNAHHKDWLFPYQNTDHAGRETLKFALAFDLSQLVHEATRIPDVDGHSPNCLDLLLTTDPDRFSVSVTAPLGTSDHCVVKSVSNYHPLDSGSSGTRRVWRYKSADWDEMRHFFACYPWRQTCFSSDDPSNCEKAISEVIRQAMEFFIPYADVSLDSKIPRWYNAECAQAEARKNMAFAAWADARAQKAPDISTKKRAFNYAAKSYKKVLRKARFNRTNRIGAKLASYPRGSKAFWSLSKSVETNFCRPSLPPLLKPDGALAFTATEKANILATLFAENSRLDSGSASPPTLSPCDSVMAEIKIRQGEVLKVLRNLDVNKASGPDGIPAIVLRTCAAELSPVLTRLFRLSFKNARIPKAWKVANVQPVPKKGSRADPANYRPIAITSVLCKSMERVLNHRLLAYLEKNDLLSDQQYGFRRNRSTGDLLVYATHIWGEAIDKHGEALAVSLDVSKAFDRVWHEGLLNRLPSYGIPTSLINWISDFLSGRSFRVVLDGSSSDQMAINAGVPQGSVLSATLFLLHINDLLKPGIFGYADDSTVTERYMPGPRASGAEILGHREALVERINLTLNEVSDWGDANLVKFNATKTQACLFTTIIVP; from the exons ATGGAGACAACTCGAATGTTCGAGTACCTCAGCGAGACGGCTGATACCGTCCAGTGTCGATATCCGACTGCTAAACTGGTTTTCTTGGGGGACTTTAATGCTCACCACAAGGATTGGTTGTTCCCATACCAAAATACCGACCACGCCGGGAGAGAGACGCTGAAATTTGCGCTGGCGTTTGACCTCTCTCAGCTAGTCCACGAAGCAACTCGGATACCTGACGTTGACGGTCATTCTCCTAACTGTCTTGACCTTCTGTTGACCACCGACCCAGACCGGTTTTCAGTATCAGTTACGGCCCCTTTGGGTACTTCTGATCACTGTGTAGTTAAGTCGGTATCGAATTATCATCCTCTGGACTCTGGTTCCTCCGGAACCAGGCGAGTGTGGCGATACAAGTCAGCAGACTGGGATGAAATGCGACACTTTTTTGCATGTTATCCCTGGCGACAAACTTGCTTCTCTTCTGATGATCCGTCGAACTGCGAGAAAGCCATATCGGAAGTGATACGTCAAGCAATGGAGTTTTTTATACCTTACGCTGACGTATCGCTAGATAGCAAGATTCCACGCTGGTACAATGCAGAATGCGCCCAAGCTGAAGCTCGTAAGAACATGGCTTTTGCTGCATGGGCTGACGCGCGTGCCCAAAAAGCTCCGGACATCAGTACGAAAAAGCGAGCCTTTAATTATGCCGCCAAGTCCTACAAGAAGGTTCTTAGGAAGGCTCGTTTCAACCGCACTAATCGAATTGGGGCCAAATTAGCGTCATATCCGCGTGGAAGTAAAGCCTTTTGGTCTCTTTCGAAGTCGGTGGAAACGAACTTCTGCCGTCCTTCGCTGCCACCTCTGCTAAAACCGGATGGGGCGCTggcttttactgcaacagaAAAAGCTAACATCTTAGCGACTCTGTTTGCTGAAAATTCACGTCTCGATTCTGGAAGCGCCTCTCCACCTACCCTTTCACCCTGCGACTCCGTCATGGCAGAGATAAAGATTCGCCAAggtgaggttttaaaagtgctgcGCAATCTAGACGTGAATAAGGCCAGCGGCCCAGACGGGATACCAGCAATAGTGCTCAGAACCTGTGCTGCCGAGCTGTCTCCAGTACTAACACGTTTGTTTCGCCTCTCGTTCAAAAATGCCCGAATCCCGAAAGCTTGGAAGGTTGCCAACGTACAACCGGTACCTAAGAAGGGTAGTCGTGCAgacccggccaactacaggcctATTGCAATCACCTCCGTACTTTGCAAAAGTATGGAGCGTGTATTGAACCACCGGCTCCTGGCATACCTCGAGAAAAATGACCTTCTGTCGGATCAACAGTACGGCTTTCGTCGTAATAGATCGAcgggggatcttttagtgtatgccactcacATCTGGGGCGAGGCCATTGACAAACATGGTGAAGCGCTAGCCGTTTCCCTTGACGTGTCAAAGGCTTTTGACCGGGTCTGGCATGAAGGCCTTTTAAATAGGTTACCTAGCTACGGGATACCCACTAGTCTCATCAACTGGATATCTGATTTCCTGAGTGGTCGATCTTTTCGAGTTGTCTTAGATGGCTCCTCGTCAGATCAAATGGCAATCAATGCCGGTGTCCCTCAGGGGTCTGTTCTCTCCGCTACACTTTTTCTGCTTCACATTAATGATCTGTTGAAACCCGGTATCtttgggtacgcagatgatagcaCTGTAACGGAGAGATATATGCCCGGTCCCCGTGCTAGTGGTGCTGAAATTTTAGGACACAGAGAGGCTTTGGTGGAACGCATTAATCtgaccttaaatgaggtgtctgattggggagacgccaatttggtcaaatttaatgctaccaaaacgcaagcgtgtttatttactac CGGTGATATGGAGACAACTCGAATGTTCGAGTACCTCAGCGAGACGGCTGATACCGTCCAGTGTCGATATCCGACTGCTAAACTGGTTTTCTTGGGGGACTTTAATGCTCACCACAAGGATTGGTTGTTCCCATACCAAAATACCGACCACGCCGGGAGAGAGACGCTGAAATTTGCGCTGGCGTTTGACCTCTCTCAGCTAGTCCACGAAGCAACTCGGATACCTGACGTTGACGGTCATTCTCCTAACTGTCTTGACCTTCTGTTGACCACCGACCCAGACCGGTTTTCAGTATCAGTTACGGCCCCTTTGGGTACTTCTGATCACTGTGTAGTTAAGTCGGTATCGAATTATCATCCTCTGGACTCTGGTTCCTCCGGAACCAGGCGAGTGTGGCGATACAAGTCAGCAGACTGGGATGAAATGCGACACTTTTTTGCATGTTATCCCTGGCGACAAACTTGCTTCTCTTCTGATGATCCGTCGAACTGCGAGAAAGCCATATCGGAAGTGATACGTCAAGCAATGGAGTTTTTTATACCTTACGCTGACGTATCGCTAGATAGCAAGATTCCACGCTGGTACAATGCAGAATGCGCCCAAGCTGAAGCTCGTAAGAACATGGCTTTTGCTGCATGGGCTGACGCGCGTGCCCAAAAAGCTCCGGACATCAGTACGAAAAAGCGAGCCTTTAATTATGCCGCCAAGTCCTACAAGAAGGTTCTTAGGAAGGCTCGTTTCAACCGCACTAATCGAATTGGGGCCAAATTAGCGTCATATCCGCGTGGAAGTAAAGCCTTTTGGTCTCTTTCGAAGTCGGTGGAAACGAACTTCTGCCGTCCTTCGCTGCCACCTCTGCTAAAACCGGATGGGGCGCTggcttttactgcaacagaAAAAGCTAACATCTTAGCGACTCTGTTTGCTGAAAATTCACGTCTCGATTCTGGAAGCGCCTCTCCACCTACCCTTTCACCCTGCGACTCCGTCATGGCAGAGATAAAGATTCGCCAAggtgaggttttaaaagtgctgcGCAATCTAGACGTGAATAAGGCCAGCGGCCCAGACGGGATACCAGCAATAGTGCTCAGAACCTGTGCTGCCGAGCTGTCTCCAGTACTAACACGTTTGTTTCGCCTCTCGTTCAAAAATGCCCGAATCCCGAAAGCTTGGAAGGTTGCCAACGTACAACCGGTACCTAAGAAGGGTAGTCGTGCAgacccggccaactacaggcctATTGCAATCACCTCCGTACTTTGCAAAAGTATGGAGCGTGTATTGAACCACCGGCTCCTGGCATACCTCGAGAAAAATGACCTTCTGTCGGATCAACAGTACGGCTTTCGTCGTAATAGATCGAcgggggatcttttagtgtatgccactcacATCTGGGGCGAGGCCATTGACAAACATGGTGAAGCGCTAGCCGTTTCCCTTGACGTGTCAAAGGCTTTTGACCGGGTCTGGCATGAAGGCCTTTTAAATAGGTTACCTAGCTACGGGATACCCACTAGTCTCATCAACTGGATATCTGATTTCCTGAGTGGTCGATCTTTTCGAGTTGTCTTAGATGGCTCCTCGTCAGATCAAATGGCAATCAATGCCGGTGTCCCTCAGGGGTCTGTTCTCTCCGCTACACTTTTTCTGCTTCACATTAATGATCTGTTGAAACCCGGTATCtttgggtacgcagatgatagcaCTGTAACGGAGAGATATATGCCCGGTCCCCGTGCTAGTGGTGCTGAAATTTTAGGACACAGAGAGGCTTTGGTGGAACGCATTAATCtgaccttaaatgaggtgtctgattggggagacgccaatttggtcaaatttaatgctaccaaaacgcaagcgtgtttatttactac